A portion of the bacterium genome contains these proteins:
- a CDS encoding bifunctional (p)ppGpp synthetase/guanosine-3',5'-bis(diphosphate) 3'-pyrophosphohydrolase, with translation MTIQSLLEKPATGAASGPESSLDRALIQKAYAFAQKAHEGQKRLSGDNYLTHLVGVADILAELNMDSVTIAAGLLHDILEDTPVTYDQLKVEFGEEIANLVEGVTKISTRQFQDTAIRQAESTRKMLVAMAKDVRVILIKLADRTHNMRTLEFLPPDRREKMARETLDIYAPLAHRLGIAKIKGELEDLCMRYLEPEVYQDLVKKVAMKKSEREKALQEVISLIEAKLKEHGITAVVQGRTKHFTSIYHKMKQQSKSFDEIYDLMAIRVLTKSIKECYEALGMVHTIWKPLPGRFKDYVAMPKNNMYQSLHTTVMGPDAQPLEIQIRTFEMHRTAEEGIAAHWIYKEGRNVGKEDQKFAWMRQLLDLQQDIKDTTEFSEAMKVDLFDDEVFVFTPKGEVKELPKGATALDFAYAVHTDVGTHTMGVKVNGHMTPLRYPLKNGDIVEVLTQSSRTPSRDWLKIVTTSRAKNKIRHWFRTHLSAEEIEKGKTLIEKEAARMGVDFNAALKSGAVEEILSVFGCHTVQELFANTGHGEVTARQVLNKLLPKPEEQPKPKPESAPAKGSRPEAVAPGAPAGTLVRGISIGGEKDFLVRFARCCTPVPGDPIVGYVTRGRGVSIHRTDCPNTLALPEAEGRLMPVSWEGNDGQVYEVAIEVKAKDREKLLTDMLLAISEEGVIINEANAKATGGGFAQGYFVIAVSKSDQLEKVLKKLQRVKGVVSARRTEPR, from the coding sequence ATGACCATCCAATCGCTCCTGGAAAAGCCCGCGACGGGCGCCGCCAGCGGGCCCGAGTCCTCATTGGACCGGGCCCTCATCCAAAAGGCCTATGCCTTCGCCCAGAAGGCCCATGAGGGCCAGAAGCGCCTTTCCGGGGACAACTACCTGACCCACCTGGTGGGCGTCGCCGACATCCTGGCCGAACTCAATATGGACTCGGTCACCATCGCCGCCGGGCTCCTGCACGACATCCTCGAGGACACTCCCGTCACCTACGACCAGTTGAAGGTCGAGTTCGGCGAGGAGATCGCCAACCTGGTGGAGGGCGTCACCAAGATCTCCACGCGCCAGTTCCAGGACACCGCCATCCGCCAGGCCGAGAGCACCCGCAAGATGCTGGTGGCCATGGCCAAGGACGTACGGGTGATCCTCATCAAGCTGGCCGACCGGACCCACAACATGCGGACCCTGGAATTCCTTCCGCCCGACCGCCGGGAGAAGATGGCCCGGGAAACCCTCGACATCTATGCCCCGCTGGCCCACCGGCTGGGGATCGCCAAGATCAAGGGCGAGCTCGAGGACCTTTGCATGCGCTACCTGGAACCGGAGGTCTACCAGGACCTGGTGAAGAAAGTGGCCATGAAAAAGTCGGAACGGGAAAAGGCCCTCCAGGAGGTCATCAGCCTCATCGAGGCCAAGCTCAAGGAGCACGGCATCACGGCGGTGGTCCAGGGCCGCACCAAGCATTTCACCAGCATCTACCACAAGATGAAACAGCAGAGCAAATCCTTCGACGAGATCTACGACCTGATGGCCATCCGGGTGCTGACCAAGAGCATCAAGGAGTGCTACGAGGCGCTGGGGATGGTGCATACCATCTGGAAGCCCCTGCCCGGACGCTTCAAGGACTATGTGGCCATGCCGAAGAACAACATGTACCAATCCCTGCACACGACCGTCATGGGGCCCGACGCCCAACCCTTGGAGATCCAGATCCGCACCTTCGAGATGCACCGGACCGCCGAGGAGGGCATCGCGGCCCACTGGATCTATAAGGAAGGCCGCAATGTGGGCAAGGAGGACCAGAAGTTCGCGTGGATGCGCCAGCTCCTGGACCTGCAGCAGGACATCAAGGACACCACCGAGTTCTCCGAGGCCATGAAGGTGGACCTTTTCGACGACGAGGTCTTCGTGTTCACGCCCAAGGGCGAGGTGAAGGAGCTTCCGAAGGGGGCCACGGCCCTGGATTTCGCCTACGCGGTCCATACCGACGTGGGGACCCACACCATGGGGGTCAAGGTGAACGGCCACATGACGCCCCTGCGCTACCCCTTGAAGAACGGGGATATCGTAGAGGTCCTGACCCAGTCCTCCCGCACGCCCAGCCGCGACTGGCTCAAGATCGTCACCACCAGCCGGGCCAAGAACAAGATCCGGCACTGGTTCCGGACCCACTTGTCGGCGGAGGAGATCGAGAAGGGCAAGACCCTCATCGAGAAGGAGGCGGCCCGGATGGGCGTGGATTTCAACGCGGCCCTCAAGTCGGGGGCGGTGGAGGAGATCCTGAGCGTTTTCGGGTGCCATACGGTCCAAGAACTTTTCGCCAACACGGGCCATGGGGAAGTGACGGCCCGGCAGGTCCTCAACAAGCTTCTGCCCAAGCCCGAGGAACAGCCCAAGCCGAAGCCCGAATCGGCCCCGGCGAAGGGTTCCAGGCCCGAGGCCGTAGCACCGGGCGCCCCGGCGGGGACCCTGGTCAGGGGCATCTCCATCGGGGGCGAGAAGGATTTCCTGGTCCGCTTCGCCCGTTGCTGCACGCCGGTGCCGGGGGACCCCATCGTGGGTTACGTCACCCGGGGCCGGGGCGTCTCCATCCACCGCACCGACTGCCCCAATACGCTGGCCTTGCCTGAGGCCGAAGGGCGGTTGATGCCCGTTTCCTGGGAGGGGAACGACGGCCAGGTCTATGAGGTCGCCATCGAGGTCAAGGCCAAGGACCGGGAGAAACTCCTCACCGACATGCTTTTGGCCATCTCCGAGGAAGGCGTGATCATCAACGAGGCCAACGCCAAGGCCACGGGGGGCGGGTTCGCCCAGGGTTATTTCGTCATCGCCGTTTCCAAGTCGGACCAGTTGGAAAAGGTCCTCAAGAAGCTCCAGCGGGTGAAGGGCGTGGTCAGCGCGAGACGGACGGAACCGCGATAG
- a CDS encoding HU family DNA-binding protein, with translation MSRRWTLTKSELLGTLAEQTGLKKKDVDNVMQALRSTIYKTLKKEYKIKLDGLGVFQLKDRKARMARNPRTGEMVNVPAKKVVKFRVLKDLKEAVLS, from the coding sequence ATATCCAGGAGGTGGACGTTGACCAAAAGTGAATTGCTGGGGACTTTGGCCGAGCAGACCGGCTTGAAAAAGAAGGATGTTGATAACGTTATGCAAGCTTTAAGGAGCACGATTTACAAGACCTTAAAGAAGGAATACAAGATCAAGCTGGATGGCCTGGGCGTGTTCCAGTTGAAGGACCGCAAAGCCCGCATGGCCCGGAATCCCCGGACCGGCGAAATGGTCAATGTTCCGGCCAAGAAGGTCGTTAAGTTCCGCGTTTTGAAGGACCTGAAAGAAGCCGTTCTTTCCTAA
- a CDS encoding glycosyltransferase family 39 protein, with protein sequence MSNFKASSPRSGWVPALGALWALAVGYGYLQKVGTAFGYYGAPFSLLAPSGATVFHPQVWIVTLEAVGTAMLVLAVTLRWGARLGRFLGLGERDAGVLFGAHFALGMIFLDLLWFSLGVAHLWWRHLLFPLGGLLALEAVLTTPWGGCFQAIRDSWRSRPRGDLGILLLILAGLLFWGFTLLKGLLPEVFYDSMVYHLAVPSAWVQGHGIGDLPGNFFSNYPFGGELFFFNGLYFQGTEAAILLHVFGFLATALTAAGWVREAKGPEAGGLTLGLVLTLPLFVMNAGTTQVEALLALPLTLCAYCVFGGLREERSGRFLACLFGGGALAVKYTSALALAALGTGAILEGSWRRWWDRGKGWAEFLGAGLVTWAPWVLKNAVFTKEPFFPYGASLFGGRALSATAYHSLWMEQQGRIAHGWESLMVPWKAVVSNPDAFNFVGPIALAFLPAVLLTVGRGPARVFGRVVVPVFFVLGFLTTHILRFLSPGFVWIYVLFGLAWEGEAHPGWRKALAWAGALSAVLCFGFLAAISGRYEGGAGVWTGFQSRADYLMAPNKITSYYSLAQWVNANTPDDSHLLIVGDARGLYYDRPFLSNSVFDGQELALLARSKKDAAGIRKGLLEKGIDDLVVNGPEGIRVAADYGHYDLTSEEWERLDDFIQRYTEPVHLEGLQGVYRLLPDPKDGPRPQALDLLLFFSGPASRFVKEVDRKQWLSAREDLDQAVRLYPFSGFWKEQKRRLDEAFRNANGVAR encoded by the coding sequence ATGAGCAACTTCAAGGCTTCCTCTCCCCGGTCCGGTTGGGTGCCGGCCTTGGGAGCGCTCTGGGCGCTGGCCGTGGGATATGGCTATCTTCAAAAGGTGGGGACGGCCTTCGGTTATTACGGCGCACCTTTTTCCCTTCTCGCCCCTTCCGGGGCGACGGTCTTCCATCCGCAGGTCTGGATCGTGACCTTGGAGGCGGTGGGGACGGCGATGCTTGTCCTGGCCGTTACCCTGCGTTGGGGGGCAAGGTTGGGGCGCTTCCTGGGCCTGGGAGAGCGGGATGCGGGTGTGCTGTTCGGGGCCCATTTCGCCCTGGGTATGATCTTTCTGGACCTGCTCTGGTTCTCCTTGGGCGTCGCGCACCTTTGGTGGAGGCACCTTTTATTCCCCTTGGGAGGTCTCTTGGCCCTTGAGGCGGTCCTGACCACCCCTTGGGGTGGGTGCTTCCAGGCCATCCGAGATTCCTGGAGATCGCGCCCTCGGGGGGACCTGGGGATCCTCTTGTTGATCCTGGCCGGCCTCCTGTTCTGGGGCTTCACTCTCCTGAAAGGCCTCCTGCCCGAGGTCTTCTATGATTCCATGGTCTATCACCTGGCGGTGCCGTCCGCTTGGGTCCAGGGCCATGGGATCGGGGACCTGCCGGGGAATTTCTTTTCCAATTATCCCTTTGGCGGGGAATTGTTCTTCTTCAATGGCCTCTACTTTCAAGGCACGGAGGCGGCGATCCTGCTCCATGTTTTCGGCTTTCTCGCCACCGCCCTGACCGCTGCGGGATGGGTCCGGGAAGCGAAGGGCCCGGAAGCGGGCGGTTTGACCCTGGGATTGGTCCTGACCTTGCCCCTTTTCGTCATGAATGCCGGGACCACCCAAGTGGAGGCCCTCTTGGCCCTGCCCCTCACCCTATGCGCCTATTGCGTGTTCGGCGGCCTGAGGGAGGAACGGTCGGGCCGTTTCCTCGCGTGCCTTTTCGGCGGGGGAGCTTTGGCGGTCAAATACACCTCGGCCTTGGCCCTGGCGGCCCTGGGAACGGGAGCGATCCTGGAGGGTTCCTGGCGGCGTTGGTGGGATCGTGGAAAAGGGTGGGCGGAATTCCTCGGGGCCGGGCTGGTCACCTGGGCGCCTTGGGTCCTGAAGAACGCGGTCTTCACGAAGGAGCCCTTTTTTCCCTATGGGGCGTCCCTGTTCGGGGGTCGGGCCCTTTCCGCGACCGCCTACCACTCCCTATGGATGGAACAACAAGGGCGCATCGCCCACGGTTGGGAGAGCCTGATGGTGCCTTGGAAGGCCGTGGTCTCCAATCCGGACGCCTTCAACTTCGTGGGACCCATCGCCCTGGCTTTCCTTCCGGCGGTGCTGCTCACCGTCGGCCGGGGACCCGCCCGGGTCTTCGGACGGGTGGTCGTTCCGGTCTTTTTCGTCCTGGGTTTCCTGACGACCCATATCCTCCGTTTCCTGAGCCCGGGATTCGTATGGATCTATGTCCTTTTCGGCCTGGCCTGGGAAGGGGAAGCCCACCCCGGATGGCGCAAGGCCCTGGCTTGGGCCGGGGCCCTTTCCGCGGTCCTTTGTTTCGGGTTCCTGGCGGCCATCAGCGGACGTTATGAAGGGGGCGCCGGGGTCTGGACGGGATTTCAAAGCCGGGCGGACTACCTGATGGCCCCCAACAAGATCACTTCCTATTATTCCCTGGCGCAATGGGTCAACGCGAATACGCCGGACGATTCCCACCTGCTGATCGTGGGGGATGCCCGGGGGCTTTATTACGACCGGCCTTTCCTGTCCAATAGCGTCTTTGACGGCCAGGAGCTGGCCCTTCTGGCCCGATCGAAGAAGGACGCTGCGGGGATACGCAAAGGCCTTTTGGAGAAGGGGATCGATGATCTGGTGGTCAACGGTCCCGAGGGGATCCGGGTGGCCGCCGATTACGGGCATTACGACCTGACCTCGGAGGAATGGGAAAGGTTGGACGACTTCATCCAGCGATACACCGAACCCGTCCATCTCGAGGGATTGCAAGGAGTTTACCGGCTCCTTCCGGACCCCAAGGACGGCCCCCGGCCCCAAGCCCTGGACCTGTTGTTGTTCTTCTCCGGGCCCGCTTCCCGGTTCGTCAAGGAAGTGGACCGGAAGCAATGGCTGTCGGCCCGGGAGGACCTGGATCAGGCGGTTCGGCTTTATCCCTTCTCCGGGTTTTGGAAGGAACAAAAGCGGAGGCTCGACGAGGCTTTCCGCAACGCGAATGGGGTGGCCCGATGA
- the guaB gene encoding IMP dehydrogenase, translated as MIEPDKLTIALTYDDVMLVPQRSNVLPAETDVSTFITPQLKLNIPIISAAMDTVTEARLAIAIAQEGGLGIIHKNSTIEQQTAEVDKVKRSEAGMISDPITLSPDKKVADALAIMKHYHISGIPIVQNDGKLVGIVTNRDLRFVKRPDQPLKEVMTKDDLVTVPIGTTLEKAEETLHQHRIEKLLVVDKKGTLKGLITIKDINKRIKFPNACKDGRGRLRVGAAVGIAKDTEERAESLVGAGVDLLVVDTAHGHSEGVLRTVKMIRKKFPKLTLIAGNIVTGEATRALVDAGADIVKVGVGPGSICTTRVVTGVGIPQIWAINECAQVAKKNKIGVIADGGIKYSGDITKALAAGADAVMLGGLFAGTEESPGEVINLQGRMFKVYHGMGSLAAMSKGKSTDRYFQEGVTDAKKLVPEGIEARVPYRGSLSDLVFQLVGGLRAGMGYCGTPTIKDLKEKGRFVQITSAGYQESHPHDVVITKEAPNYHLD; from the coding sequence ATGATCGAACCCGACAAGCTGACGATAGCGCTCACTTACGACGACGTCATGCTTGTGCCCCAACGCTCCAATGTGCTTCCCGCCGAGACCGACGTATCCACTTTCATCACGCCCCAATTGAAGCTCAACATCCCCATCATCAGCGCCGCCATGGACACGGTGACCGAGGCCCGCCTGGCCATCGCCATCGCCCAGGAAGGCGGGCTGGGCATCATCCACAAGAACAGCACCATCGAGCAGCAGACCGCCGAGGTGGACAAGGTCAAGCGCTCCGAGGCCGGGATGATCAGCGACCCCATCACCCTTTCGCCCGACAAGAAGGTCGCCGATGCGCTGGCCATCATGAAGCACTACCACATCTCGGGCATCCCCATCGTGCAGAACGACGGCAAGCTGGTGGGCATCGTCACCAACCGGGACCTGCGTTTCGTCAAAAGACCCGATCAACCCCTCAAGGAAGTCATGACCAAGGACGACCTGGTGACCGTGCCGATCGGCACGACCTTGGAGAAGGCCGAAGAGACCCTCCACCAGCACCGTATCGAAAAGCTCCTCGTGGTGGACAAGAAGGGCACCCTCAAGGGCCTCATCACCATCAAGGACATCAACAAGCGCATCAAATTCCCCAATGCCTGTAAGGACGGCCGGGGCCGCCTGCGGGTCGGGGCGGCGGTGGGCATCGCCAAGGACACCGAGGAGAGGGCCGAGAGCCTGGTCGGGGCCGGGGTGGACCTGCTGGTCGTGGACACCGCCCATGGGCATTCGGAAGGGGTCCTCAGGACCGTCAAGATGATCCGTAAGAAGTTCCCTAAATTGACCCTCATCGCGGGCAATATCGTCACCGGAGAGGCCACCAGGGCCCTGGTGGACGCGGGGGCCGATATCGTGAAGGTGGGGGTGGGTCCCGGCTCCATCTGCACCACCCGGGTGGTCACCGGCGTGGGCATCCCCCAGATCTGGGCCATCAACGAGTGCGCCCAAGTGGCCAAGAAGAACAAGATCGGCGTCATCGCCGACGGGGGCATCAAGTATTCGGGCGACATCACCAAGGCGCTGGCCGCCGGGGCCGACGCCGTCATGCTGGGCGGGCTTTTCGCCGGTACCGAGGAATCCCCGGGCGAGGTCATCAACCTGCAGGGACGCATGTTCAAGGTCTATCACGGCATGGGGTCCTTGGCGGCCATGTCCAAGGGCAAGAGCACCGACCGTTATTTCCAAGAGGGCGTCACCGACGCCAAGAAGCTGGTCCCCGAAGGCATCGAGGCGCGCGTTCCTTACCGGGGCAGCCTCTCCGACCTGGTCTTCCAATTGGTGGGGGGCTTGCGGGCCGGGATGGGTTATTGCGGGACCCCGACCATCAAGGACCTGAAGGAAAAGGGCCGCTTCGTCCAGATCACTTCGGCGGGTTACCAGGAAAGCCATCCCCACGACGTCGTCATCACCAAGGAAGCTCCGAACTACCATTTAGATTGA
- a CDS encoding Rid family detoxifying hydrolase, which translates to MIDRRVVLTQGAPTPIGPYSQAIEAGGFIFCSGQIPLDPVTGQLVQGDIQAQAKRILANFEAVLLAAGSDLSQTVKLTVYLTQMGDFAALNEVLSKTFTYKPPARAVVEVKALPKGAQIEMDLIAVKRS; encoded by the coding sequence ATGATCGATCGAAGAGTCGTATTGACCCAAGGTGCCCCCACGCCCATCGGGCCCTATTCCCAGGCCATTGAGGCGGGTGGCTTCATCTTCTGCTCCGGGCAGATCCCCCTGGACCCGGTGACGGGTCAACTGGTGCAAGGCGACATCCAGGCCCAGGCCAAGCGTATCCTGGCCAATTTTGAGGCGGTCCTTTTAGCGGCGGGAAGCGACCTGTCCCAGACCGTCAAATTGACCGTCTATCTGACCCAGATGGGGGACTTCGCGGCCCTCAACGAGGTCTTGTCGAAAACCTTCACCTACAAGCCTCCCGCCCGGGCGGTGGTGGAGGTCAAGGCGCTCCCCAAGGGCGCCCAGATCGAAATGGACCTGATCGCGGTCAAAAGAAGCTGA
- a CDS encoding DNA glycosylase has protein sequence MVQGRLHPPEPFSLGLTLLCGQCFRWKDPDPQGGFEGVAGGAFWKLRQENKELHWECSLRQVRGKEPGAWLARYLGLEDDLAPAAALFRDHPVLREPWAGLRGLRLMRQEPWECAVSYMFAQGLSVQVIQKAIERFCGRFGEPLEGVPEGRDFPSPGTLAALTPDQLRAYTNNYRARAQRIILLARVVMAQVLSLEHLSQVPCDDARETLSRLEGIGPKIADCILLFSLGQEDAFPVDRWVLRAMKRYFPSVRLGGRLEAPTPTQYTRIVRKARKVFGPYSGLASEYLFLYLRLKEDPPLARKLAPFLPLGGENTVKNTLENP, from the coding sequence GTGGTCCAAGGCCGGCTCCATCCTCCTGAACCCTTTTCCCTGGGACTCACCCTTCTTTGCGGCCAGTGTTTCCGTTGGAAGGACCCGGATCCGCAAGGTGGGTTCGAAGGGGTCGCCGGCGGCGCTTTTTGGAAGTTGCGCCAGGAAAACAAGGAGCTTCATTGGGAATGTTCCTTGCGCCAGGTCCGGGGGAAGGAACCGGGGGCCTGGCTGGCGCGCTATCTTGGCCTGGAGGACGACCTGGCCCCCGCCGCCGCCCTTTTCCGGGACCATCCGGTGCTCCGCGAACCTTGGGCGGGGTTGCGGGGACTGAGGCTGATGCGTCAGGAGCCGTGGGAGTGCGCCGTCTCCTATATGTTCGCCCAAGGGCTCTCGGTGCAGGTCATCCAAAAGGCCATCGAAAGGTTCTGCGGCCGTTTCGGGGAACCCTTGGAAGGCGTCCCCGAAGGACGGGACTTCCCATCACCCGGTACCCTGGCGGCCCTGACGCCCGATCAGCTTCGGGCCTACACGAACAATTACCGGGCCCGGGCCCAAAGGATCATCCTTCTCGCCCGCGTGGTGATGGCCCAGGTCCTTTCCTTGGAGCATCTGTCCCAAGTTCCTTGCGACGACGCTCGGGAGACCCTCTCCCGGTTGGAGGGCATCGGTCCTAAGATCGCCGATTGCATCCTTTTGTTCTCCCTGGGCCAGGAGGACGCTTTTCCGGTGGACCGTTGGGTGCTGCGGGCCATGAAGCGCTATTTCCCCTCGGTCCGGTTAGGGGGGCGGTTGGAGGCACCCACCCCCACCCAATACACACGGATCGTTCGAAAGGCACGGAAGGTCTTCGGTCCCTATTCGGGATTGGCCAGTGAGTATCTCTTCCTCTATTTAAGGTTGAAGGAAGACCCCCCCCTTGCCCGGAAATTGGCCCCTTTTTTGCCTTTGGGGGGTGAAAATACAGTCAAAAATACCCTTGAAAACCCATAA
- a CDS encoding tetratricopeptide repeat protein, translated as MNRRLVMLLTGSLLFWVPLAFFSPSVDAFLLPKDLLGLVVGSVLAVLCAFQWPGAFRQAWVRVLLLFMAWMVVDGAAVGYSSLAVGREAVHFILWLGAAAGCLLLGEGEGTLEKMTAFALAAGSFMALHGLLQALGLHEAAWTTRFEGRAFSTLGNPDYLGGYFAALLPLAWVMTLRAKSHAGWWTFRVATMLLFVGLLVTRVRGSFLALGVAGLFLLAALVSPWGRGLWRANKGFVLATLAVALVGAGAFWFRHGGLSAFSLEQASFQQRLDTYRIAWTMVKDHPWCGVGLGHFALDFPLYQAKPWPQGGHPYIYSSHVHNEFLRFWAEGGTIGLVLFVLVLLYYVRGMVRTVNDPGTAESERTLLVGMGAGMAGLLGQSLTNFPLQVAPTAILFGFFLAGPFVLRRKAPEGTGDPKGGAAPVVVLALFFILGAWASREMAASIALRDTLGEAGLGHGDLAIRYGQRTVSLSSADPKAWSALGRAYRSAGQGDGALVAFQKAVALDPNDVEDRALMAQLLLDSGHPGDAVKFGREALAIAPNDLGALWTLAVSQFQSGDIQGAVGSFTTYASDSPSEYQPYLNLGVCYMRLGQREKAREAWEKAKALNPADPQADLYLKSLNQKTKSKVFHREEAKGRKGT; from the coding sequence ATGAACCGGCGGCTGGTGATGCTATTGACGGGTTCCCTTCTTTTTTGGGTCCCCTTGGCTTTTTTCTCTCCGAGCGTCGATGCCTTCCTCCTGCCCAAGGACCTGCTGGGGTTGGTGGTCGGGTCCGTCCTGGCCGTTCTTTGCGCTTTCCAATGGCCCGGGGCCTTCCGGCAGGCCTGGGTCCGGGTCCTCCTTCTTTTCATGGCGTGGATGGTGGTGGATGGGGCGGCCGTCGGATATTCATCCCTCGCTGTTGGGCGAGAGGCCGTTCATTTCATCCTTTGGCTCGGGGCCGCCGCGGGTTGCCTTCTGCTGGGAGAGGGGGAAGGGACCCTGGAAAAAATGACCGCCTTCGCCCTGGCCGCCGGTTCCTTCATGGCCTTGCACGGGCTTCTGCAGGCCTTGGGGCTGCACGAGGCCGCTTGGACCACCCGTTTCGAGGGACGGGCCTTCTCGACCCTGGGCAATCCCGATTACCTGGGCGGCTACTTCGCCGCCCTCCTTCCTTTGGCCTGGGTGATGACCCTTCGGGCCAAGTCCCATGCCGGCTGGTGGACCTTCCGGGTGGCGACCATGTTGTTGTTCGTCGGGCTCTTGGTCACCCGGGTCCGGGGATCCTTCCTGGCCCTGGGGGTGGCCGGTCTTTTCCTGCTCGCCGCCTTGGTGTCCCCTTGGGGCCGGGGCCTTTGGCGGGCCAACAAGGGTTTTGTCCTGGCGACCTTGGCCGTCGCCCTGGTGGGCGCGGGAGCTTTTTGGTTCCGCCATGGGGGGCTTTCAGCCTTCAGCCTGGAGCAGGCCTCCTTCCAACAACGCCTGGACACCTATCGGATCGCCTGGACCATGGTGAAGGACCATCCCTGGTGCGGGGTGGGGCTGGGTCATTTCGCCCTGGATTTTCCCCTTTACCAGGCCAAGCCCTGGCCCCAGGGTGGGCATCCTTATATCTACTCCAGCCACGTCCACAACGAGTTCCTTCGCTTTTGGGCCGAGGGGGGGACCATCGGCCTGGTCCTTTTCGTTCTTGTCCTTCTTTATTACGTCCGGGGGATGGTCCGAACGGTGAACGATCCCGGGACCGCGGAGAGCGAACGGACCTTGCTGGTGGGCATGGGGGCCGGGATGGCGGGACTTTTAGGCCAATCCCTCACCAACTTTCCATTACAGGTGGCCCCCACGGCCATCCTGTTCGGGTTCTTCCTGGCGGGGCCCTTCGTCCTGAGGCGCAAGGCGCCGGAAGGAACGGGGGATCCGAAAGGCGGAGCGGCCCCGGTCGTGGTCCTCGCGCTTTTTTTCATCCTGGGAGCCTGGGCGTCCCGCGAAATGGCGGCCTCCATCGCCCTCCGGGACACCCTTGGGGAAGCGGGCCTGGGACACGGGGACCTAGCGATCCGCTATGGCCAAAGGACGGTGTCCCTTTCCTCCGCCGATCCCAAGGCTTGGAGCGCCCTGGGCCGGGCCTATCGCTCGGCAGGCCAAGGGGACGGGGCCCTGGTCGCTTTTCAAAAGGCCGTGGCCCTCGATCCGAACGACGTGGAGGACCGGGCCCTGATGGCCCAGCTCCTTCTTGACTCGGGACATCCGGGGGACGCAGTGAAGTTCGGCCGGGAAGCGCTGGCCATCGCGCCCAATGACCTGGGCGCCCTTTGGACCCTGGCCGTCAGCCAGTTCCAGTCCGGGGACATCCAAGGCGCGGTGGGGAGCTTCACCACCTATGCCTCCGATTCCCCGAGCGAATACCAACCTTATCTGAACCTGGGCGTCTGCTACATGCGCCTGGGCCAAAGGGAAAAGGCCCGAGAAGCCTGGGAGAAGGCGAAGGCCTTGAATCCGGCCGACCCGCAGGCCGATCTTTATCTCAAGTCCCTAAACCAAAAGACAAAGTCAAAGGTCTTTCACCGCGAAGAAGCGAAGGGGCGGAAAGGGACCTAG